From the genome of Lotus japonicus ecotype B-129 chromosome 6, LjGifu_v1.2, one region includes:
- the LOC130724226 gene encoding uncharacterized protein LOC130724226, producing MEPPAAKHGFWRNIVVRLFSFAVIIFAVRFAIITAVQGGSCVSSDFCFFSDKPNIPAHVSGDLYWRRSVEYYAAVFQDLIAEGSLSPNSRILCVDTPTGDDVLALEQLGVVDSVGIFKKPSPPLIVQGEAHRHPFPDDAFDFEFSGSGGLERSRMPAEFAAEIGRTLRPGGILAVHTAARDAYSFNSFLELFNCCELIRTRDINGVDSSPPVLEILMKKKMHEFQTLDSSNSISKCSVPGYKREIVKNAEALIVEEPLKPWITLKRNLKNVKYLTSLVDISFKNRYVYVDVGARSYGSSIGSWFRKQYPKQNRTFEVYAIEADKTFHEQYKTRKGVSLLPYAAWVRNETLFFEITRDPSEKVMMKGRGMGRINPVQTSSSHMGDKDKIQGFDFAEWLKSAVTSRDFVVMKMDVEGTEFHLIPRLIQTGAICLIDELFLECHYNRWQRCCPGQRSPKYQKTYSECLDLFTSLRNIGVLVHQWW from the coding sequence ATGGAGCCACCCGCTGCAAAACACGGCTTCTGGAGAAACATTGTGGTTCGTCTTTTCTCCTTCGCCGTCATCATCTTCGCCGTGAGATTCGCCATCATCACCGCCGTCCAGGGCGGATCTTGCGTCTCATCCGATTTCTGTTTCTTCTCCGACAAACCCAACATCCCCGCTCACGTCTCCGGCGACCTCTATTGGCGCCGCTCCGTCGAGTACTACGCCGCCGTTTTCCAGGACCTGATCGCCGAGGGTTCCCTTTCCCCCAATTCAAGAATTCTCTGTGTCGACACACCCACCGGCGACGACGTCCTCGCGCTGGAACAGCTCGGCGTCGTCGATTCCGTCGGGATCTTCAAGAAACCGTCGCCGCCGCTGATTGTCCAAGGAGAGGCTCACCGGCATCCGTTTCCTGACGATGCATTCGACTTTGAATTCTCAGGCAGCGGCGGCCTGGAAAGGTCACGGATGCCGGCGGAGTTCGCCGCCGAGATCGGCCGGACTCTTCGGCCGGGTGGGATCCTAGCGGTTCACACGGCGGCGAGAGACGCTTACAGTTTCAATTCTTTCCTTGAATTGTTCAATTGCTGTGAATTGATCAGGACCCGAGACATCAACGGTGTTGATTCATCTCCTCCGGTTCttgagattttgatgaagaagaaaatgcatGAATTTCAAACCCTAGATTCATCCAATTCCATCAGTAAATGCTCTGTTCCAGGTTATAAACGTGAAATAGTAAAAAATGCAGAGGCATTGATAGTGGAAGAACCATTGAAACCTTGGATTACACTGAAGAGGAATTTGAAGAATGTGAAGTACCTAACTTCATTGGTTGACATAAGCTTTAAGAATAGGTATGTGTATGTTGATGTTGGAGCTAGGAGCTATGGTTCCAGCATAGGAAGCTGGTTCAGGAAACAGTACccaaaacagaacagaacctTTGAGGTTTATGCAATTGAAGCTGATAAGACATTTCATGAACAGTATAAGACAAGGAAAGGGGTCAGTTTGTTGCCCTATGCAGCTTGGGTGAGGAATGAGACCTTGTTCTTTGAGATTACCAGAGACCCAAGTGAGAAAGTGATGATGAAAGGTAGAGGGATGGGGAGGATCAACCCTGTGCAAACCTCTTCTAGCCATATGGGTGACAAGGATAAGATTCAGGGTTTTGATTTTGCTGAGTGGTTGAAGAGTGCTGTAACAAGTAGGGATTTTGTGGTTATGAAGATGGATGTGGAAGGGACTGAGTTCCATTTGATTCCAAGATTGATTCAAACTGGGGCTATCTGTTTGATTGATGAACTGTTCCTTGAATGCCATTACAATAGGTGGCAGAGATGCTGCCCTGGTCAGAGAAGTCCTAAGTATCAGAAGACCTATTCTGAATGCCTGGATTTGTTCACTTCACTCAGAAATATTGGAGTTCTTGTACATCAATGGTGGTGA